A genomic region of Streptomyces sp. NBC_00247 contains the following coding sequences:
- a CDS encoding ATP-binding protein: MPPVDPAPASWRIELPHTTAAVPIARALVRSALTDIEAPTDSDTAELLTAELVTNAVEHTDSNEPIELVVELLPTGCQVEVHDRDPEPPGGLTAPGPDTMPDPWQEYGRGLLLIRTLSSACGHRTTEHGKAVWFTLPVVPAQAGPTPRS, encoded by the coding sequence TTGCCGCCCGTCGATCCCGCACCCGCCTCCTGGCGCATCGAGCTGCCGCACACGACGGCGGCCGTACCGATCGCCCGCGCCCTCGTCCGTTCGGCACTCACCGACATCGAGGCGCCCACGGACAGTGACACCGCCGAGCTGCTCACCGCCGAACTGGTCACGAACGCCGTCGAGCACACCGACAGCAATGAGCCCATCGAGCTGGTCGTGGAGCTGCTGCCGACCGGCTGCCAGGTCGAGGTCCACGACCGCGACCCCGAGCCGCCGGGCGGACTGACCGCCCCCGGCCCGGACACCATGCCGGACCCCTGGCAGGAGTACGGGCGCGGGCTGCTGCTGATCCGCACCCTCAGCTCCGCCTGCGGTCACCGCACCACGGAGCACGGCAAGGCGGTCTGGTTCACGCTGCCGGTGGTGCCTGCCCAGGCGGGTCCGACTCCTCGGAGCTGA